The nucleotide sequence ataatacatgtgtgaatacatagacaaacagagtgtcactagtatgcctctactagactagctcgttgatcaaagatggttatgttttctaaccatagacatgtgttgtcatttgattaacaggatcacatcattaggagaatgatgagattgacttgacccattccgttagcctagcacttgatcgtttagtatgttgctattgctttcttcatgacttatacatgtgccgtgtgcggtgcccccctccaccatattccacctcggtcatatcgtcgcggagtttaggcgaagccctgcgccggtagaacatcatcatcgtcaccacgccgtcgtgctgacggaactcatccccgatgcttcgctggattggagctcgggggacgtcatcgagctggatgtgtgctgaacacggaggtgccgtacgttcggtgcttggatcggtcgactcgtgaagacgtacgactacatcaaccgcgttgtcataacgcttccgcttaacggtctacgagggtacgtagacaacactctcccctctcgttgctatgccatcaccatgatcttgcgtgtgcgtaggaaattttttgaaattactatgttccccaacatgtataccttgctctgagtttgacaaaggaatacaattttgatctaagagtagatcactggacagcggtcaagaatatccttagtgaggactaaggagatgtttctcgattatggaggtgataaaagagcctgtcgtaaaaagttacaacgatgcaagcttttacaccaatccagatgactctaagtctcgatctggatacatattgaaagtgggagcaatcaactagagtagctccgtgcagagcattgtagacatagaatatttgcaaaatacatacggctctgaatgtgacagacccgttgactaagcttctctcacgagcaaaacatgatcacaccttagtactctttgggtgttaatcacatagcgatgtgaactagattattgactctagtaaaccttttgggtgttggtcacatgacgatgtgaactatgggtgttaatcatatacaaatatgaatattggtgttaaatcacatggcgatgtgaactagattattgactctagtgcaagtgggagactgaaggaaatatgccctagaggcaataataaagttattatttatttcctcatatcatgataaatgtttattattcatgctagaattgtattaaccggaaacatgatacatgtgtgaatacatagacaaacatagcgtcactagtatgcctctacttgactagctcattaatcaaagatggttatgtttcctaaaccatagacatgtgttgtcatttgattaacgggatcacatcattaggagaatgatgtgattgacatgacccatcccgttagcctagcacttgatcgtttagtatattgctattgctttcttcatgacttatacatgttcctgtaactatgagattatgcaactcccgtttaccggaggaacactttgggtgctaccaaacatcacaacataactgggtgattataaaggagtactacaggtgtctccaaaggtacatgttgggttggcgtatttcgagattggttttgtcactccgattgtcggagaggtatctctaggccctctcggtaatgcacatcactataaaccttgcaagcaatgtagctaatgagttagttacggaatgatgcattacataacgagtaaagagacttgccggtaacgagattgaactaggtattggataccgacgatcgaatctcgagcaagtaacataccgatgacaaagggaacaacgtatgttgttatgcggtttgaccgataaagatcttcgtagaatatgtaggagccaatatgagcatccaggttccgctattggttattgaccgagaatagttctaggtcatgtctacatagttctcgaacctgtagggtccgcacgcttaacgttacgatgacagttatattatgagtttatgagttttgatgtaccgaaggagttcggagtcccggatgagatcggggacatgacgaggagtctcgaaatggttgatacgtaaagattgatatattggacgactatattcggagttcggaaaggttccgagtgattcaggtatttttcagagtaccggagagttacgggaattcgccggggagtatatgggccttattgggctttaggggaaagagagaggagaggttgggcgccccccaaggcctagtccgaattggactagggggaggggctgcgccccctccttccttctcttctcttccccctttccttgactcctactcctactacttggaaggggggaatcctactcccggtgggagtaggactcctccttggtgcgcctcctcctaggccggccaccccctcccttgctcatttatatacgggggagggggcaccccatgacacacaagttgatctacggatcgttccttagccgtgtgcggtgcccccctccatcatattccacctcggtcatatcgtcgcggagtttaggcgaagtcctgcgccagtagaacatcatcatcgtcaccatgccgtcgtgctgacggaactcatccccaaagctttgctggatcggagcccggggatcgtcatcgagctgaacgtgtgctgaactcggaggtgacgtacgttcgatgcttggatcggtcggatcgtgaagacgtacgactacatcaaccgcgttgtcataacgtttccgcttacggtctacgagggtacgtggacaatgctctcccctctcgttgctatgccatcaccatgatcttgcgtgtgcgtaggaaattttttgaaattactacgttccccaacagcctacTCAACAACTTCCCCACCCTTTCCATCGCCCTTCCTCCGTGCCCCCAAACAGCCGCCTAGGGTCTACGGTGTTTTACGACTGCGCGCCCCAGGAACGCGCAGAAGGTTTCGAGGTGGATGGATCGGGGACAAAGGCTCGGGCCGGATCGCAACGAAGATCAACTAGGAACCCAGGCGAGGACGATCACAGATTGGATCGGGAGCCAGGAGGCCCAAAACCCTAATCGCCTCAGTGATCTTCGGAGCGATACGTGAACCGTCACCCTACGGGACGGACCCCGCCTTTAACATATTTTTATGTCAGATTTAGAGTGGAGCGGGTAATGACCACACAAAGAACTTGGCTCGAGAAGAGCAAGAGCAGGCGTCTTTCAGTTAAGTTTCTTCATAACTCAAGCCAACAACTCCCTAAAAGACTCgggggaaccctagcgccgccaccgccaGGTCTCCCTTGCTTTGCCGCCGTTGGAGGGGCCGCCGGTGAAGTCTGCGTGCGCCCCAAGGAAGGTGGTGGCGAGGTGTTTCCCCCTCTCCGTGGCGTTGCGCGCGGCGCTGCCTGCATCGCCTCGGGCGCGAGCGAGATGCAGGACCGCGGGAGTGGCTTTAGCGCGGGGAGAGGCCGGATCCTGGTCGAGCTTGGCCGGATCTAGCTTCTCCGCCCCCGTTAGCCGCCCTCGATGGGGCTCGGTGGCTTCGTTCCGGCAGCCAGCGAGGGCTGGAtcccgaggcggcggcctcggacgGCGGAGGATGTGTCGGCGGTTGTGGACTCGCGATAGGCGACgcggcggccgcggtggtggacgATCCGTGCACAAGACGCTTGATGGAGGCCATTGGAACAGATCTGGGTGAAGACATGCTCGCGGCTGCTGCCGAGGCCGGCGATGGCGGCACTATTCGGTGTCGTTCCCTTGTTGAAGGCATCGCTGTTGAGATGTTTCAGGCCactatctgctacctccgggggaaaccctagatcagtagatcggatgacggcggcattattgtgtcgtttccctcttgtggcctcattcttggaggtgtacacgggctcgagggaccagtggacggaaTATTTGGTGAAGCGGTGATTCATCCTACACATTAATGGTGGCGTATCTCGGCGGCGTGGCACAGCGGAGACTCGGCGCCTGATGTGTGGCGAGGGACTTGCGTAGGAGGGTGACGTTAtcaggcgtcgtggtggcgtcgatggcagataTGCCAGGCAAGGTGGTGCAGCAGTACAACActtgaagatggattggtggcaggtggttgcggcggcctcatacccggcaggcgtcctggttgaggagtgcgccggactggtaggtgccccatacccggcaggcgtcctggttgggacctcaggtcttagatgtttaggtttggttgcgatgtctgtttggtattaggcctagactatcagcgccccttcatcaattggataggagtatCAACATTTATTGCTTAGAccgtggctttagtcttactgttgtatgactttgtaagatcttgtaaaaataattaataaagtggacaTATGCAGAagtcgggggtcatcctccttttctaaaaaaaagaagtGTGTCATAACTATGTGAGGGAGGGGACAGTTGTCCTGAAAGTGGTTAGATTGCATGAGACGATGAAGATGAGGGCCCTTTGTCATGGTCGCTAACACAAAAGTTGGAGATGACTAAGTAGAGACTTCTTCCTTGATCAGATTTAGTAAAGGTTTAGTTTTTTCTGcatagtaagagcatctccaatagcttgtctatatggatgtctatactTGTTTTTCACGACTTGAGCCCAAAACAGGCGTCCAACAGCTTGTCTATATGGTTGTCCAAATATAGACATCCTCTATATCGATCTCGACAATGTCCACGCTTGGACAATGTGAAGGCGTTGTCTAAACTCAGCTGCAGTTATGATTTCTTCCTCTCCCCAGCGAaggcccacctgtcatggtcccTGTATATAGACATTCTAATGCAAAACTGAACGTGTATATGAGGGAAtctttttagaccattgtctatctgaatatatagacatccaaatatacacatgctattggagatgctctaactccaTAGCGGGTGACCGCGCAATGGTCACCACTCTGCGGAACCAACCCGATGACGATATACATACTAAAGTAACACCATAAGCCCCCGTGACTAGCTAGTTCAAGTTCCAGAAACACAAGGATCAATGACTAGAGCTCGCACACTCCAACTTAAATATCATGTGCTTTCATATATTTTTTTGAACTCTTTCAAGCGTTTTATGAGAATATGATGACGCGTAAGTCAGATGTATTTGTCTTACTCGGTAATAAAGGACCTAACATGGACAGTCGGGAAAGACACTGGAGTATGGTCAAACACGAAGATGGCAACAAGCATACATGGATCAAAGACAAAAAGCTGCTATTGCATATTTCGTGATAGCAAGTAAAGACACAAGCGGAATATACAGATGACACTTTATAATTTCATCCATAAACATCTATGGATGTTGTGCCACCTCACATTTGGACCATGACCGCGTATTTTTAGAGTAAAAGACTAGGTGCAGTTCAACTGGCTAAATTCCCACTTTATCCTTCCATAAATACCTCCTTATGACGTCGAATTAGGGTTGAGATTTTGTTTGATTGAGGTGTAGCGTTTGCTACTTTTAGCCGTAGGCACAAGTCCCGATGAGACCTCTTGTACTACGCAGCATCAAAACCCTAGTTTATCAATCAAGTACTCCATCTTCTAAAATTCAGATTGCATGTCTTAAATTCTTGCTCGTTCTTAGTCCACACGTAGGGATTCATCTTTGTATTAGTTTCACCATGTTTCCAACATCCTCAATATCCATATCAGAGTcagtttagcaattgctaaggcacaCCGTCGACTGTTTGTTGTAGTCAGATCATCAAAGTCTCTCCACCAAAATCGATACTATCTCATCGAGATATATCGAACAACCGTGTACCTATCACAACTCCATGGCGGGACGTGAGGGCTTTGTTGGGAACATGTTGGGTTTGTTATTGCACGCACATTTTTTTTTTGTTATTGCACGCACATGCCTTACACGATAAAGGGGGTGGGCCCAGCCAAGTGTATGTGATCCTCTCTTTCTCCTACAAACTTTCTCTGTTCTACAGGGGAGAAGGGCCACGCAGGTgtgaatttttcaaagttttttcccATGCGAAGcttcaaaattttgaaattttcaaaatgaAAATTATAAATCTTGGAATTAAAAAAATCTGAACATCCAATTCTCTAGAGTTGCTTTAAATTTGAAAATTATGCAATTCTAAAAATTTGATTATTTAAAGAGGAAATTTTGAGAGTATAATTCCTCAAAAAATTAATTTTGAATTCAAATTATGAAAGATTGGACACGATTTCTTACATCAATATACAATTTACGGAAATGCCACAAAATAAGatatcttaaaagaaataaagaaaacagGAAGCCGGAGAAAGCCAATGCAGacaagaaaaggaaacaaagaaaactgaggaaagaaacaaaaaatgaattaaaaaggaaaagaaaggaaaaaacaaagaaaccgaaaagaaaaagaaaaacccaaTGGAAATCAATAAAGAAAtgaagaaaaccaatgaaaaaCAACAAAACAGGTGAAAAAACAAAGAAACACAGCAAATCAAAGAAAACCATTGAAGAAAtagagaaaaccaaaaaaaaaaaacgAACGAACAGCGACCCGAGGGCATCGACATAGCGAGCGCATTGTGCGAGCGAACGAACGGGCCGGCCCACTGCTATAGCGTGTAAGGGAAAAGCTTCAGCGAGACAGTATATACTCTATCTATAAGCGATatataggccctgtttggttcataaatcctaggactttttctagtcccaactaaaaagtccctctATGTTTGTTTCCaaagactaaaaagtccctagtcccttcctagaggttattaaatgaccatgttgcccctagtatataaaAAATtcacaatcaaacaacaccatggggtggcgggccaatggatgcatggaggggcattgttgaaaaagtcccaaaaaagactctccttgagagtcttcttcatttagtcttAAATGCCTAGTTTAATCCCTAAAATGGTCCTCCCATTTGGTAAAAAAATCTCTaaaagggactttttctagtccctacacaaaaaagtcactggaaacaaacacccccataGTTGTCGCGCCGCGGGAGGGGAGTGCAAGACAAAGCGTCCGCTTGCCTTAGGGAGCGCGAAGTGTGCTGACACAGTAGCATCACTTTGTTACCATTTTAAAACATCACCTTTTAGAAAAAGTTCACGCACTTCAAAATAAATCCTGTGATACTTTTAAAAACATTTtaatacaatgtaaaaaaatgttcaatgtgtatttaaaaataTATTACACATATATTAAGAGGGTTTCAACACGTTTATTTTAAGAAACAATATTCACCATTTACTTAAAAAATATTCGAAATATATCAATATACAAAAAATGACAATGTGTGTTGAAACAAAACATTAAAAAACCTGGAAGAACTGGATGAAAATCGGAGAAGAAGCCAAAAAAGCGAAAAATACTAACAGGAAAACGAACACATGTTTGAAAAAATGATCATGTGCTCGATCTAGatcaaatttattatttattaAGGTAGATTAAATTTAGGGCTTGTTTGGGATTGCTCCACTCCACCAAATCCACTTTCGAATAGTTCAACCAGGAGTACCAGCTTGACCACAGAGCAATTTATCATGTTTGGCTTTCAGCTAGTTGCAGCTTTACTAATAGAAAACTTATATGGGAAAAGTCTATTTGATAGGGTGACGTGAGAAATAAAATGAAGGGGGTATCCACTACTGGTGGTAATGGTGGATAATTTTTCTTCAAGCTCCACAAGAGCTCTTTGAACTAGAGTTTTTGAAGCACCCCGTAATAGCTTCACAAATAGGGAGTTGTACCAAGTTTTAGATTATTGTTTCTTTTCTGAAGTGAGACATCATGGAGCTACCTCATTTGGCTTGCATCTCTTTCAGAGCGGAGCTGGATTTTAGGAAAAAAGAGCAGTTTCAAACAGGCCCTTAGCAGGGTGTTCCGAGTCGATCCCTCCAACAGTAGGGCGGCCCAAAAGGGATTCTCAACAAAAAAAGGTGGCCCAAAAGGGACACGGGCTTGACCTTACCCCCAACGAATTCTCTCTCCCAGGAACCAAGAAAGAAAACCCTAACCCTGGCGTAcgtatcgccgccgccgccccaaaaTTCGCCAGCCCCGAATCCGTCTACATGACCTAATTTCTACACCCCCAAATCCAATTCGGACTCGATGCTCTAACAGTTTATTTACCGAGCCGGCTCGATCGATCTCTTCATACGAATATTTCGTTTTTTTGCAGATCCGTAGATTTGCAAATCTAAGTGATTCCTCCTGCAGAGGGCAAGTTCGATCTACGAATTTGGTGTTTCAGGACTCATGGCTCTCTctcacgaggaggtggagcaggaggaggaggaggaggaggaggaagacgatgatCTTGAGGACGGCCCCCTAAGCCCCGAGGATGGTAACATTCCCCAATTATACTCTCAAATATTTTTCCCTTGTTGGTTACTTATTTCCTTGGATGGATGCGGTTCCAAGCTACTACATGTGCGACTGGTTATAATTTTTATTATTAGTTGATGTGTTCTTTTCCTTGTATCGTCATCAGTGCTGCGATTTGTCGAGAGAGTTGGTTCCGTGGAACTTGCCAAGAGGAAATTGTTGATGAAAGACACTATGGGGGTTCCGCCCGAACCCTATGACTGGCCCAACATCTGCCCGCTCCCCGGGTCGTCCAGAGATCGGAGGTCTGCGTGTGATCTTTACTGGCACCAGGCCTACCAGATGAATCAAGTCTCCGAGAGTAAGCAGCTCAACTGCAAGCTCTCTCTCCGTGTTACAATACAATACACATTTCTGTCTAGATTGTTTTTGCTGCATCATTCTTGTGTTTAATATGTTGCTCCCTGCCTGCCTTTGAATGAATAGCTTGCCTGCCTCCTATGCGGTATACTCGCTGTTGCAATGAAGCTTCAACTGGGCAGCAAAGGTGTTTTCACAAGCCGCGCCCTATACTCCAACTCTTTTCTACCACGGTGCATACCTTTCTGGAAGATTGCACCAGACCAGTCGAGGTATACGGTTATATTGCGGTCCGAGATGACGAGGATTATCGCCGCAATTATCTTTTCAACCGATCCCGAGATGACCCGCTCACTATCAACTCGGTAATCGTcaagttttatttatttattttttaactgT is from Triticum aestivum cultivar Chinese Spring chromosome 1B, IWGSC CS RefSeq v2.1, whole genome shotgun sequence and encodes:
- the LOC123103821 gene encoding uncharacterized protein; protein product: MALSHEEVEQEEEEEEEEDDDLEDGPLSPEDVLRFVERVGSVELAKRKLLMKDTMGVPPEPYDWPNICPLPGSSRDRRSACDLYWHQAYQMNQVSETCLPPMRYTRCCNEASTGQQRCFHKPRPILQLFSTTVHTFLEDCTRPVEVYGYIAVRDDEDYRRNYLFNRSRDDPLTINSAGDYLRLLSPKRGISMKFDCLVEVDIRTKALSGDSTDDKILLMDAST